acctcctttgctggaaccattctggtaaatctcctctgcaccttctccaagaaccttcacattcttcctgaagagtggtgaccagagctttataaagattcatggaatagaattagaaccatagaattcctgctgtgcagaaggaggccatttggcccatcaagtctgcaccgattctctgaaagggccccctgcctaggcccacacccctaccctgtccctgtaaccccatagccccacctaacctgcacatccctggacactaaggggcaatttatcaaggccaatccacctaactttcccttctttggactgttggaggaaacctgagcaccgggtggaaaccacgcagacacggggagaaactgcaaactccacacacacagtcaccaaggccggtattgaatccaggtccctggcgctgtgaggaagcagtgctaaccactgtgccaccagaagcattgtTTTGGTATCAATATTATAGTTTCTGATGATCAAGATCGAGTTTGCTTTGCCATCTATTCTCTTTAATCTGTCTTGTAGatgtacaaaatccctcttcacctctttctctctcctcccaaagaggccagttgggtttttacaacaatccagcagttttcatgtcaccttttcccagtgccggccccacaaatgaccaaattcattcagctcaatttcacaacctgtttttgtgggttctctctcattccctattttctgttttgaatcagtttcacagggtgttcgaaggggaggcttcaaagtccggaaactgaaaccaagcatcacatcaggatctgacagtcttcaatttatcatatcctgaatatcagcggattttgaacatggaaggaaaaagcattgttcaTAGTGGGGAAAAAACGTACTCTTATTgtttgtgtggacgaggattcgctctatcagacctcacaagccacaaatgcagtcacactgaggagaaagcaTGGAAATGTGcggattgtgggaaaggattcacgtcCCCATCCCACCTGGAAACTCAccgacgcgttcacactggggagagaccattcacctgctccaagtgtgggaagggattcgctcagtcatccactctgtatagacaccagcgagttcacactggggcgagaccattcgcctgctccaagtgtgggaagggattcagtgattcatcggccttacggaaacaccagcgaattcacactggggagagaccattcacctgctccaagtgtgggaagggattcgctcagtcatccactctgtatagacaccagcgagttcacactggggcgagaccattcgcctgctccaagtgtgggaagggattcagtgattcatcggccttacggaaacaccagcgaattcacactggggagagaccattcacctgctccaagtgtgggaagggattcgctcagtcatccactctgtatagacaccagcgagttcacactggggcgagaccattcgcctgctcagagtgtgggaagggatttactatttcagcccacttgatgagtcaccagcgagttcacactggtgagagaccgtttaggtgtctggactgtgggaaatgctataaaagttctgggcaactgatgagccatcaacgtgttcacactgatgagagaccgttcaggtgctctcactgcgggactgggttcagacgatcatctgacctcactgtacatcagcggattcacactgaggagaggccattcatctgctccaagtgtgggaagggattcactcagccattcGCTCTGTccacgcaccagcgagttcacactggagagagaccattcacctgctcagagtgtgggaaaggattcagtgattcatccaacctgcggagacacaaacgaggccacaagtaaccacagtgattggattttgctgttcctcacattcaggactgaaccatgttcatttgggtctctttctgctgataacaattccagcccatttacaggggctaatattctggctaaaagtcaaataaattgacttccggtggcgttcacGAGTGGAGCGGCCGCGATGAGGAGAAGCTCCTGCTGGTCCACGATATCGCGGTCTTTTTCAGGGGGCCACCGCTGTTTTTCAAAAAATGTAACTTCTCCggggtcggccctgcctccctcgcccaagcatcaaagctccgtttcagggagccggagggttggaagggtgaggggggagggttggaagggtgaggggtgggggaagagactggtcccggtgggttcggtggagcggctgcacgtggaggaggagcgggacaacctgaaagccggacctgaaaatttgaaaggagcagcgggggcggagccaaacaggccgaggcggcaggcccaaagccagggcgtgatgtaggtgagatgtcccacatcggatgtcccgcctagaatgtggtaagaagactgaagcctgGTCCGAGGGAATttttggaggaatacaaaaaagaagagaaagatgttttaaagaaatttggtgaaaatttttttccccctttttctttGAAGGAAGAAaatctttttgtttttaaaaaaaaaaaaaacgaaaggattgaagaaggaaagaagatgggaaaaaaaggaaaaataataagccgttaaaggatgcgaaaagcagcgttgagAAAGGTTGGAAAtgtgggctcgccgttgaatgagaagatGAGCAaatgtgctgacaagatggcggatgccggaccgcatggtgggtcaGCACTACTTACGGtgtagaagatgaccgaggtgatggtggtggagctcgaaaagcagtttgtgaggcacatggatgcgttgaggaaggagacggcggtcgcattgaagacattggtggaggaggcaatcgccccagtgaggatagctgtggcaaagacatcggccgcggtgagagagcagggcgagaagatgaaggaagtggaggaggccgtgtcgcagcacgacgagctgctcacctcgatgggggacgagctgcggagggtggtggagatcaacagaggactccgagcaaagctcgaggacttggagaaccgctcgagacggcacaatctgagaattgtgggcttgcccgaagggacagagggtgcaaggccaacagagtactttgctaagaagcTGGCGGagttttttttcaaaaatatattttattgaagtttttcattcacaattttttcctcttacacatcaaacaaaaagaaaagttaacagtacaagtaacatgataactacaatctaataatgagtaactaactaacatggtaaactaaccaaataacataaaatgaaacttcccccccccccccccccccccctgggtagctgctgctggtcatctatcttccctctaacgttccactaggtagtcgaggaacggttgccaccgtctggtgaacccttgagccgatcttctcagcgcaaacttaatctgctccagttatatgaaccccaccatatcgtttatccaggcctccagtccggggggttttgcttccttccacatgagtaggatcctgcgccgggctactagggtcgcaaaggccatgacatcggcctctttcgcctcctgcactcccggctcatccgcaactccaaataaagctaacccccagcctggtttgacccggaccttcaccaccttcgagatcactcccgtcactcccctccaataccccacctGTGccagacacaaccaaaacatatgtgtgtggttcgccgggcttctgctgcacctcccacacttgtcctccaccccgaagaacctgctcaaccttgctcccgttatgtgtgctctatgcagcaccttaaattgaatcaggctaagcctggcacacgaggaagaggaatttaccctgcttagggcatcaacccacaaaccctcctctatctcctccccgagctcttcttcccattttcctttcagttcgcccaccagctcctccccctcttctctcatctctcggtatatctctgacaccttgccctccccgacccacacccccgaaagcattccTTTTGGAAgtatgtgtggcgaccagaattgaacactatattccaagtgtggcctaactaaggttctatgcagctgctacatgacttggcaatttttatactcaatgccccggccgatgaaggcaagcatgccatatggcttcttgactaccttctccacctgcgttgtcactttcaatgacctgtggacctgtacacccagatctctctgcctgtcaatactcaaaAGGGTTCTGTCATTTGTTGTATAtttccacctgcattagaccttccaaaatgcattacctcacattgtctggtttaaactcaatctgccatctctccgcccaagtctccaaccaatctatgtcctgcagtatcctctgacagtcctcatcgctatccgcaattccaccaacaattGTGTgatcgcaaacttactaatcagaccggttccATTTACGATacgatgcaccctttctaatttgaaacacctaggcttcacatccagcttgagaaaacgtggcagtcggtCCTCAAAGAACCTAgcaggagccttaccctccacaccttctgacaggccgacgactcggatgttctttctctgaccctcggttctccaggacctccgccagccactcggctggttttcaaaggattgaatttcGACGGAAGCATCTTGCTgaatgttcaggattctctcctccggatcatcgagcctcttcatggagtTTTGCAGCTGGTCCTcaggagctcacagatattgagtcagcacactccgccttTGGTTGATAACACCGATATTGTCGACATCATTTTCGCTGCCCCCAGGGCCCagagagcgcggggtcgagagacctcctgagggtcaggccgccatgttgaaaaggcggctcaACCCCCGCTGAATCCCCCTGCGCTGTTTTATCGACAGATTTCTTGACTTTTTTCGGCATAATCCTACCAATCCGAATCCTGAAGTCTTCCAGGGACGTGATaacaaatattaattcaaggattaggtagGTGAGTGCCGGGCAATCAGGATAAGTGacagattataggtgagtggcaCCAGAACCTACGGAAAAGCAGCTCCCGCACCCGTATCAAATATCAGACAGCTCAGCCACAGGCAGATTTTGATGAGggtgtcgagggttatggggaactggcaggtaaatggagagaaaggAGGGATTTATTTACTCaaagatgtggtgaagctttggaattctctctcctAGAGGATTCTAGAGATTCAGTCATCAAGTAGTTTCAAGAcacagattgataggtttctagagattgaagatatcgagggatatgggggatagtgtgggaaaacggtgctgaggtagatcagccaatgatcccattgaatggttcaggctcaatgggccgaatggccaattgCAGCTCATATTTgctgtgatctcctggacaggaagctgtgagcatggatctgtcaatcagcctgaatcagcaccttcaggagaatagagagggtgaatattagacacagcagagtgagaatggagggagagtatttacaacttttggggaatgagagaggaaaaaatgtgccaccaaaacgagaattgtctgttctgagtttctatcctgtactgacagtgatgaattttgtaaattgtttttacaggatattagacgaagaggaattacagacagaaatctcgatCAAATCTAACAAAGTCACTCgattccttggaacctgaatataattgacctttgaatctagaagaaGAAACATTTACCCGAACTGTCTTCTTCTTAAGATTTGGAACATCAGTttcactggaaaagcaccgagacccacacaagccgagtgagtgtgttccggtgaactgactgtggaaagagcttcaaccagacaCACAGCCTGAAAAATATAACAACATTCACAGCGGGTAGAGACTGTACACATGTTGTCTGTGTAGACAAGGGTTCAACTGAGCATCCGACCTGAGAGAcaagaggagacccaaaacatgaagaaaccgtggaaatgtggagactgtgcgaagggattcagagccccatctgagctggagactcatcgacgcattcacactggggagaggccattcacctgctctgtgtgtgggaagggattcactcagttatctcacctgcaggcacaccagcgagttcacactggggagaaaccattcacctgctctcagtgtggtaaaagattcagtgattcatccaccctgcggaaccaccagcgagttcacactggggagaggccattcacctgctctcactgttggaagggattcactcagttatctcacctacagtcacaccagcgagttcacactggggagaagccattcacctgccttcaGTGTGGTAAAAGATTcaatgattcatccaccctgcggaaccaccagcgagttcacacaggggagaggccattcatctgccttCAGTGTGGTaaaagattcagtgattcatccaccctgcgaaaacaccaacgagttcacactgg
This portion of the Scyliorhinus torazame isolate Kashiwa2021f chromosome 5, sScyTor2.1, whole genome shotgun sequence genome encodes:
- the LOC140419002 gene encoding uncharacterized protein, with protein sequence MKKPWKCGDCAKGFRAPSELETHRRIHTGERPFTCSVCGKGFTQLSHLQAHQRVHTGEKPFTCSQCGKRFSDSSTLRNHQRVHTGERPFTCSHCWKGFTQLSHLQSHQRVHTGEKPFTCLQCGKRFNDSSTLRNHQRVHTGERPFICLQCGKRFSDSSTLRKHQRVHTGERHFTCSKCGKGFSDSSRLLRHVQIHTGERPFTCSQCGKGFTQLSHLRTHQRVHTGETPSTPQCETGLHV